The Macaca nemestrina isolate mMacNem1 chromosome 6, mMacNem.hap1, whole genome shotgun sequence genome window below encodes:
- the LOC139363791 gene encoding uncharacterized protein isoform X7, with amino-acid sequence MAETVQTDTAIYLQAAMKLRTTENTCTVVSGRSLFPQHKTDSSAGHLFSTARTLPLSVETGRGILPMVQGRSGSAGCVCCF; translated from the exons ATGGCGGAAACAG TTCAAACAGACACTGCCATCTATCTTCAAGCTGCAATGAAGCTGAGAACCACAGAAAACACTTGTACCGTGGTTTCAGGGAGGAGCCTCTTCCCTCAGCACAAAACAGACAGCTCTGCTGGTCATCTGTTCTCCACTGCCAGGACGCTGCCACTCAGTGTGGAGACAGGAAGGGGGATTCTACCTATGGTGCAAGGAAGGTCGGGCTCGGCAG
- the LOC139363791 gene encoding uncharacterized protein isoform X8: MAETVQTDTAIYLQAAMKLRTTENTCTVVSGRSLFPQHKTDSSAGHLFSTARTLPLSVETGRGILPMVQGRSGSAVSASWK, from the exons ATGGCGGAAACAG TTCAAACAGACACTGCCATCTATCTTCAAGCTGCAATGAAGCTGAGAACCACAGAAAACACTTGTACCGTGGTTTCAGGGAGGAGCCTCTTCCCTCAGCACAAAACAGACAGCTCTGCTGGTCATCTGTTCTCCACTGCCAGGACGCTGCCACTCAGTGTGGAGACAGGAAGGGGGATTCTACCTATGGTGCAAGGAAGGTCGGGCTCGGCAG
- the LOC139363791 gene encoding uncharacterized protein isoform X6 — protein sequence MSGAMNYLLSPGAGVKAGRSWTASLTLSSNRHCHLSSSCNEAENHRKHLYRGFREEPLPSAQNRQLCWSSVLHCQDAATQCGDRKGDSTYGARKVGLGSNNVKVIDAF from the exons ATGTCCGGTGCCATGAATTACCTGCTCAGCCCTGGAGCAGGGGTCAAAGCTGGGCGGAGCTGGACAGCCAGTCTGACCCTCAG TTCAAACAGACACTGCCATCTATCTTCAAGCTGCAATGAAGCTGAGAACCACAGAAAACACTTGTACCGTGGTTTCAGGGAGGAGCCTCTTCCCTCAGCACAAAACAGACAGCTCTGCTGGTCATCTGTTCTCCACTGCCAGGACGCTGCCACTCAGTGTGGAGACAGGAAGGGGGATTCTACCTATGGTGCAAGGAAGGTCGGGCTCGGCAG